Within the Pseudoxanthomonas sp. Root65 genome, the region CTCGCACGTGATGGCCGCCAACCCGCCGAACGAGCCGGAAGAGAATGCGCAGAACGATTCCAACCAGCCGGTGACCGACACCTGGATCACCACCAAGGTCAAGGCCGATCTGCTGGCCACCGAGAACGTCTCCGGCCTGGACATCAAGGTGGAGACCGTCGATGGCGTGGTGACCCTGTCGGGCGCCGTGGACAACAAAGCGCAGAAGGACAAGGCCGTGATGGTCGCCAAGCAGATCAAGGGCGTGAAGAGCGTCGAGGCCGCTGGCCTGACCCTCACCACCAAGTAAGCCTCAGCCGGAAGTGTGGCACGGAGCGGGTGCATCCCAGCGAAGGATGCATCCGCTTCTTTTTCATTGACGTAGGCGTGCGGCATGCCGCCACCGTAACCGAGTGAACCCATGACACGTCCCTCCCTTGCGATCCGCCTGACGCTCGCCGCCGCGCTGGGTGCCAGCGCGCTCGTGGCCCATGCGGCCGATCCGGTCACGTCCGTGCCCGACCTGGAGCTTTCGCGCTATGCCGGTCAATGGCATGAGATCGCGCACCTGCCGATGTTCTTCCAGCGCCAGTGCGTGGGCGACATCACCGCGCGCTACAGCCTCGATGGTCCCGGCGGCGCCATCGGTGTGCTCAATGCCTGCCGCACCAAGGACGGTAGCCTGGACCAGTCGGAAGGGGTCGCCCGACCGGTCGAAGGCCATCCCGGCCGACTGGAAGTGCGCTTCGCTCCCGACTGGTTGTCGTGGGCGCCGATGGTGTGGGCCGACTACTGGGTAATCGCGCTGGATCCCGATTACCAGTGGGCGATGGTGGGCGAGCCCGGTCGCGACTACCTGTGGATCCTGTCGCGCGAACCGACGATGGACCGTGCCCTGTTCGAGCAGTTGAAGGCGAAGGCCGAGGCCATGGGCTACGACTTGGAGCCGCTGGTGATGGCGGCGCCGCTGCGGTAGCGCTCAACACTGACAGGCCGAAGAGAAGGGGAAGGAAGAGCTGCGCTAACCAACAGGTGCTGGAACAACACGTGTTGGAATAGCAGGTGTGGGAGCGACGTGAGTCGCGATCGACTGCCCAGCCATGCTGCGGGGACACCGATCTAACTTGATCGCGACTTACGTCGCTCCCACATTGAAAACTCCATATTCCACGTCCGACATTCCGCACCCCATCCCACAGGCACGGCTTACAGCCGGTGCGTATAGCGGAACTGCAGGAAATTCTCGCCAGGATTCGGCCGCTTGATGCGGGCGTTGGAGAAGTGCTGGAAGCGCAGCGACCATTCGTGCTGGTCGTCGTTGCCGAAGCGCTTGCCCAGCGCGATGTGGTCGCCGAAGTTGAAGGTGGTGCTGAACTCTTTCTTCCGCGTGTCGTACTTGGGGAAGATCACGTTGACGCCGATCCCGCCCTCGACGAACCAGCCCTCGCTCCAGCCGTTGGGACGCCAGCGCAGCGCGGGCGTCACGCCCAGCTGGGTGCTGTTTTCGCTGTCGCTGTGCCAGCGGCCGACTTCGCCCTGCCACTGGCCGCTGACGTGGCCGTAGCGGTACTGCTTCTCCCAGCGCCAGTCGCGGCTGGCACCGACGGTCAGCGACTGCGCGTCTTCGGCCACGCCGCCCTGCACGTACCACGCGGTGCGCGGTTCGGCGGCGACGGCGGGTGTGCAGGCGATGGCCAGCAGCGCACCCAGCAGCCATCGGGGCGCCGCGCGGGAAAACAGGAAAAGAGAGGAGGCGTGGGTCGGAAGAGGATGTCCAGCAGGCACGGATGACACTCGATCAGGGGATGGGCTGCGCCCGTGGGCGCAGCATGCAAGGGGTTATCGGCAAGACGACGTGATGATGCAGGCTCAGGGCAGCGCCGCCAGGGCGGGCGCCACGTCCTGTTCGCCCCAGCCTCCCAGCGATTTGTAGATCGCCACGACACCGACATTGACACCGGCCTCGGCCTGCGCGAGCGCATCGTCCGCCGCCAGCTGCGTGCGTTGCGCGTCGAGCAGGGTGAGGAAGTCCGAAGAGCCGGCACGATACCGGACTTCGGCCAGCTCTGCCGCGCGGCGCGCGGCAACGGATTGTTCCAGCCGGAGTTTCAGCTGGGCCTGCTGCTTGGCATAGGACAGCAGTGCGTTTTCCGTTTCCTCCAGCGCGCCGAGCACGGCCTGCTCGTATTGCGCGGCCACGCCGTCGGCCTGCGCTTCGCTTGCACGCAGGCGCGCACGCACGCTGCCCATGTCGAACGCGGCCCAGCTGATCGAGGGCGTGACCTGCCAGGCGCGGTTGTCGCCGTTGACCAGATTGCCCCAGCCGCCGGACAGGAAGCCGATGAAGCCGCGCAGACTCACGCGCGGGAACAGGTCCGCGGTCGCCACGCCGACGCGCGCAGTGGCCGCGGCCAGGCGACGCTCGGCCGCGCGCACGTCCGGGCGCTGGCGCAGCAGTTCGGTGGTGTCGCCGATCGGCAGGGCCTTGGCGAAGGCCGGGGCCTCGCGCGGGGCGAGCAGGGTGTCCAGCTCGCCGGGCCGCTGGCCGACCAGCACGGCCAAGCGATGGCGCGACTGGCCTTCGACCGCCTCCAGCAGCGGCACCTCGGCTTCCACCGCGCGTACACGGGCCAGGCTGCTCTGCACGTCCAGCTGGCTGCCGGCGCCCAGGTCGAAGCGCGACTCGGTCAGGCGCTGCGTTTCGCCCAGCGTCTGCAGGATGCGACGCGCCACGTCCAGCCGCTTCTGCGTACCGCGCAACTCGAAATAGTTGCGCGCCACTTCCGCGGCCACCGTCACCTGCATGGCCTGCAGATCGTTGCGCTGCGCCTGCAGGTCGGCGTGTGCGGCTTCGGCATTGCGCCGCACGCGGCCGAACAGGTCCAGCTCCCAAGCGGCGTCGAAGCCGGCGGAATAGCTGTCCGTCTCCACGCGGCCCTGGCCTTCGACCGGCTGCTTGGTGCGCGTGCCTTCCACGCCCATCGTGACGTGCGGCGCCAGGTCCAGCCGGCGTTCGGAGAACACCGCGCGGGCCTCGTTGACGCGCGACACCGCGATGCGCACGTCGTGGTTGGCGAGCAGAGCTTCGCGCACCAGCTGGTCGAGCACCGGATCGTCGAACTGGCTCCACCACGTGGCGACCGGATGGTCGGCCACGTAGTCGACGGCACTGGCCTGCTGCAGCGTGACCGGCGCGGTCTGCGGCGTCGCGTAGTCGGGTCCCACGGTCACGCAGCCGGCAAGCAGCGCGGTCGCCACGCCGATGACGAGCGAACGGATCACCATGGCAGCACCTGGTCGAAGTAGTAGTAGCCGCCGGTGGGGCCGTCGTTGCCGATCAGCGCCAGCTGCACGCTGGTGCGCGCGCCATCCGGCACGGACAGCTCGCCGTTCTGCTGGTCGCCGGCCTTGTTCATGTCGGTCTGCACGTAACCCGGATGGATGGTGTTGACCTTGATACCGGTGTCCTTCAGCTCGTGCGCCAGGTGGATGGTCCACGCGTTGACCGCGCTCTTGGACACGTTGTACGCCGGGATGCCCTTGAACCCGTAGATGAAGGATGCCGGGTTCTGGTGTTCGGACAGCGAGCCCAGCAGGCTGGACACGTTGACGATGCGGCCGGCGTCGGACTTGCGCAGCAGCGGCAGGAAGGCCTGGGTGGTTTCGATCAGGCCGAACACATTGGTATCGAACGTCGTGCGCCAGGTATCGAGCGACTGGCCGGCGACGCCCTTGGTGCCGTCGTCGACCATGATGCCGGCGTTGTTGACCAGGATGTCGAGCCTGCCGTGGCGCTGCTCGACCTCCTTGACCGCGGCGGCGATGCTGGCCGAGTCGGTGACGTCGAGCGCAATGGCCTCGACCGGCAGGCCCTGCGACTGCAGGTCCAGCGCGGCTTCGACGGCCTTCTCGCGGTTGCGGCCGGCGAGCAGCGTGTGCACGCCGGCTTCGGCCAGCTGGCGCACGGTTTCGCGACCGATGCCGCGGGTGGCACCGGTGACCAGGGCGATCTTGGAAGAAACGTTCATGGCATGACCTCGTTGGATTAGGAAAGGGAATTCAATGGTGCGCCTGCGCGGCGTCCGCCGCCGGCGCGTGGGAGACCAGCGGTCGGTTGGCCAGCTTGCGCAGCGCCACGTAGAACACCGGGGTCAGGAACAGGCCGAACAGGGTGACGCCCAGCATGCCGGCGAACACGGTGATGCCCGTGATGGAGCGCACCTCGGCGCCGGCGCCGCTGGACAGCACCAGCGGGACCGTGCCGGCGATGAACGCCACCGACGTCATGATGATCGGACGCAGGCGCAGGCGACAGGATTCCAGTGCTGATTCCACGATGCCCTTGCCCTGCATCTCCAGCTCGCGGGCGAACTCGACGATCAGGATGGCGTTCTTGCACGCCAGGCCCATCAGCACCACCAGGCCCACCTGTACGAACACGTTGTTGTCGCCACCGGCCAGCCACACGCCGAACAGGGCGGACAGCAGCGTCATCGGCACGATCAGGATCACCGCCAGCGGCAGCGTCCAGCTTTCGTACAGTGCGGCCAGCACCAGGAAGGCCAGCAGCACGGCCAGCGGGAACACCACCAGCGCCGCGCCGCCCTGCGTCATCTGCTGGTAGCTGAGATCGCTCCAGCCGATGCCCATGCCGGTGGGCAACACCTGCTGCGCCAGCTCGGTGACCTTCGCCATCGCTTCGCCGGAGGACAGCACGCGCGGATCGGCGTCGCCCAGCAGGTCCGCGGCCGGATACCCGTTGAAGCGGATCACCGGGTCCGGGCCGTAGGTCTGCTTGACGCTGACCATGCTGCCGATCGGCACCATCTCGCCGTTACCGTTGCGGGTACGCAGGTTGGCGATGTCCTCGACGTTGTCGCGGAACGGACCGTCGGCCTGGGCGATCACCTGCCAGGTACGGCCGAACATGTTGAAGTCGTTGACGTAGGCCGAGCCCAGGTAGGTCTGCAGCGTGTCGAACAACTCGGTCAGTGGCACGCCCTGTGCCTTCGCCTTCACCCGGTCGACCTCGGCATCCAGCTGCGGCACGTTGGCCTGGTAACTGCTGATCGGGAAGCCGAGGCCCGGCGTCTGCGATGCCGCGCCCTGGAAGGCCTGCACGGCGTTCTGCAGTTCGCCATAGCCCAGGCGGGTACGGTCCTCGATGAAGAGCGACCAGCCGGAACCATTGCCCAGGCCCTGGATGGGCGGCGGCATGAAGGCGAAGGTGAAGCCTTCCTGGATGGTGGAGAACTTCTGGTTGAGTTCGGCGGTGATTTCCTCGGCCGAGCGCGAGCGCTCACCGAAGGGATCGAGGGTGAAGAAGATCACGCCGTTGTTGGGGGTGTTGGTGAACTGCAGCGGATTGAGGCCCGGGAACGCGATCTCGCTGGCGACGCCGTCCACTTCGTTGGCCAGCGCCGCCATCTTCTTGAGCACGGTATCGGTGCGTTCGATCGAGGCGCCTTCCGGCATCTTCACGCCGGCGATCACGTACAGCTTGTCCTGCACGGGAATGAAGCCTGCCGGTACCGCCTTGAACATCAGGCCCGCGCCGACCAGCAGCACCATGTAGACCACGAACACCGCACCGCGCTTGCCGAGGGCGCGCGACACTGCGCCTTCGTAACGCTGCGAGCTGCGGTTGAAGAAGCGGTTGAACGGGCGGAACAGCCAGCCGAACAGGCGGTCGATCAGCCGCGACGGGCCGTCCTTCGGCGCATGGTGCGACTTCAGCAGCTTGGCCGCCAGCGCCGGCGACAGGGTCAGCGAGTTGATCGCCGAGATCACCGTGGAGATGGCGATGGTGACGGCGAACTGCTTGTAGAACTGGCCGGTGACGCCGGTCAGGAACGCCATCGGCACGAACACCGCACACAGCACCAGTGCGATGGCGATGATCGGACCGGACACTTCCTTCATCGCCAGGTGGGCCGCTTCCAGCGGCGTGGCGCCGAGTTCGATGTGGCGCTCGACGTTCTCCACCACCACGATGGCGTCGTCGACCACGATGCCGATGGCCAGCACCAGGCCGAACAGGGTCAAGGTGTTGATCGAGTAGCCCAGCACGTACAGCACGGCGAACGTGCCGACCACCGAGACGGGCACCGCCAGCAGCGGAATGATCGAGGCGCGCCAGGTCTGCAGGAACAGGATCACCACCAGCACCACCAGCAGCGTGGCTTCCAGCAGCGTCATGACGACGGACTTGATGGAGTCGCGGACGAAGATGGTGGTGTCGTAGATCGACTGGATCTCCACGCCCGGCGGCAACGTCGGGCGGATCTCGTCCATCTTGGCGACCACCGCGTCGCGGATCTCCAGCGCATTGGCGCCGGGCGCCTGGAAGATGCCGATCGCCGACGCGTTCTTGCCGTCCAAACGCGCGCGCAGGGTGTAATCGCCGGCCGCCAGTTCGATGCGGGCCACGTCGGCCAGCCGGACGATTTCGCCGTCGGCGCCGCTCTTCAGCACGATGTTGCCGAATTCCTCGGTGGTTTCGAGCCGGCCCTTGGCGTTGATCGGCAGCAGGAAGTCGCTGCCGTTCGGCATCGGCTCGGCACCGAGCTGGCCGGCCGAGACCTGCACGTTCTGCTCGCGCACGGCGCGCAGTACGTCGCCGGCCGTCATGCCGCGCGCGGCCACCTTGTCGGGGTCCAGCCACAGGCGCATCGCGTAGTCGCCGCCACCGAACTGCTGCGCATCGCCCACGCCCTGGATGCGCGCCAGCTCATCCTTGACGTGCAGGCGCATGTAGTTGCGAAGGTACAGCGAATCGTATTTGCCGTCCTTCGAGGTCAGGTGCACGACCATCAGGAACACCGGCGACTGCTTCTGGGTGGTGACGCCTTGCCGGCGCACGTCCTCGGGCAGGCGCGCCTGCGCCTGCGCCACGCGGTTCTGCACGCGCACGGCGGCTTCGTCGGGATCGGTGCCCGGCTTGAAGGTCACCGTCAGCGACAGCACGCCATCGGAGCCGGCGACGGACTTGACGTACATCATGTCCTCCACGCCGTTGATGGCTTCTTCCAGCGGGGTGGCGACGGTTTCGGCGATCACCTTGGGGTTGGCGCCGGGGTAGACGGTGCGCACGACCACCGAGGGCGGCACCACTTCGGGGTATTCGCCGATCGGCAGCAGCGGGATCGAGATCAGGCCGGCGGCGAAGATCACGATCGACAGCACCGCGGCGAAGATCGGCCGGTCGATGAAGAAACGGGAGAAGTCCATGGGTGGATTTCCTGCAGGAAAGATGCAATGGGCTGACCACCGTCCGGTTGGACCGTGGTGGGAATCGTTGTCTGGCATTGGATGCCGCGGGATGCAGCGATCGAATCGGATCGCGTGCATCCCCTGCCGTCATTCCCGCGAAGGCGGGAACGACGCTGTCTACTTCATGGCGACCGCAGCGGCCGGCGCATCGGCTGCGCCCATCGCCACGGCCTTGGCCTGCACCGGCATGCCGGGGAAGAAGACCTTCTGCACGCCACTGACGATGACCTTGTCGCCGGCCGCCAGGCCCTGCTCGACGATGCGCAGGCCATCGGCCATCCGGCCGACCTTCACGTCGCGACGCTGCGCCTTGCCTTCCTTGTCGACCACGTAGACGTACTTGCGGTCCTGGTCGGTCAGCACGGCCTTGTCGTCGACCAGCGCGGCCTTGAACTCGCCGCTGCCGAGCAGACGCACGCGGGCATAGAGGCCCGGGGTGAATGCGCGGTCGGCGTTGTCGAGCAGGGCGCGCGCACGGATGGTGCCGGTGCTGCGGTCCACCTGGTTGTCGAGGAAGTCGACCACGCCGGTGTGCGGGAAGTCGCTCTCGTCGGCCAGCGCCACCTGCACCGGTACCTTGCCGTCGCGTTCGCTCGGGCGCTCGCCCTTGCGGGCCATTTCGGCGTAGCGCAGGAAGGCGCGTTCGTCGGCGTCGAAGTGCACGTGAACCTTGTCCAGCGACACCACGGTGGTCAGCACGCTGGCGGCATCGCCGGCGCTGACCAGGTTGCCGGCGGTGACCAGCGCGCGGCCGGCGCGGCCGTCGATCGGCGCGCGCACCTGGGTCCATTCCAAGTTGAGGCGGGCGGTTTCCAGGGCGGCCTGTGCGGCGGCGACGTTGGCCTGCGCCTGGTCGGCGTTGGCGCGGCGCTGTTCGTACTCTTCGGTGGACAGGGCCTGCATCTCCGCCAGGCGCTTGGCGCGCGCGGCCTCGCTGCGGCCCAGGTCGGCCTGGGTGCGGGCGCGTGCCAGTTCGGCCTGCGCGCGCGCCAGCTCGGCGCGGTAGCTGCGCGCGTCGATGGTGAACAGCACGTCGCCCTTCTTCACTTCCTGGCCTTCGGTGTAGACGACGCGGTCGATGTAGCCGGACACGCGCGGGCGCAGGTCGACGTGTTCGATGGCTTCGACGCGGCCGCTGAACTCGTCCCACTGGCTGATCGACTTGACCGGCACGGCGGCGACGGAGACCTCCGGCGGCGGCGGCGCGCCGTGTTCGGCGGCCTGGCCGCTGCAACCCGCCAGCACGGCGATGGCGAGGACGCTGAACGCGCCGAGCGCCAGCAGGCGCCGCGAACGCGGAGAAGACGTGGGATGAATGTTCATGGGTGGTGGTCTCTTGGGGGAGAGGAGGAGCGGGCGGGAAGGGTGCGACCTGAAGTCAGGTTGAGGTCAAGCGGAAGGTCGATAGCGGAGCAGGGACGGCGGCATGCGTGAGGGCGTGACAGTCAGGCGGAGGTGCGGCCATTGCGCTTGGCGCCGGCGACGGCCCACAGCGCTTCCTCGAAGTCGCGCGCCAGGGTGTTCTCCGGCGGCTTGGCATCGTGCGCGGACCAGGTGACGATCGACTGCGCCGCCCGGCCGTTGCGCGACAACAGGGCCACCGCGCTGCGTCCGACGGCCAGCGCGTTGGGCCACTCCGCGCAGGCGTTGATCGCGTTCTCCGGCGTGCATACCGGCTTGTCGACCGACAGCAGCTGCACGCGCACGCCCAGCGTCTGTGCTTCCTCGTGCAGCACCTGCGTCAGCATGCGCATGGCGGCGCCGGTGACCGAAGCGTGCCCGTAGCCCGACCAGCCGCGCTCCGCATACGGGCCGCCGATCAGTACATAGTTCGCGGCGGTCTGGCTTTCGGACAGCAGCGGCAGCAGGTGGCGTGCGGCGGCGAGGTGCGGGATGAGGTCCGCTTCCAGCTTTTCCAGCAGGAACGACGCCGGCCGGTCCAGCAGGCGGCCGGCCTGCAGCGGCGTGCCGATGCTGGCGAACACGGCACGCAGGGGGCGTCCGCGCTCGCGCACGTCCTCGGCCAGGCGCGCGGCGTCGCGGTCGTCGTGGATGCACGGCGAGTACAGCAGTTCCAGTCCGGGCTCGTCTTCGAAGTGTTCGGCCAGTGCGCTCATGCGCGGACCGTCGCGACCGACGGCCAGCACCGGGCAGCCGGCTTCCAGCAGTGCACCGACCACGCCGAAGCCGACGTTGCCGCTCGCGCCCAGCACCAGTGCACCGGGGGTCAGCGTGTCCTTCTTCGTGCTCACGGCGTGCCCCGTCTCGGCAGCGAGCCGATGCGCGTGCTGACACCGGCCGACTTCACCCGCAGGCGCAGCGCGCCGCCGTCGGCCAGGTGGCGCGGCAGGGTGAATTCGCGGAAGCCGGCACGCGGAACGGCGAACGGCAGGCGCATGGCGGACCGACCCGTCGCGGGGGAGGAAAGCGACGGATCGGCCGGCCCGCGGAGGCGTTCGGTCAGCGAGCGGGCGGCGGCACGCAGCCAGCGAAGGACGGCATGGGGAAGGGAAGCAGGCATGGGCAGCAGTCTGGCGACCGGCGCGGTGCGCGCGATATCCGGATCCTGCTGGGCGCTTGCCTGATCCTGCGCGCCGTCGGACGTCGGGGCCACGAATGCGCGGCACGTGCCCAGGCGCAGGGCGGGCGCTGCGTGGCGGTCCGGGCCCCCGCCCATGCCGTTTGTCGGAATGCGTCGGGCAAGTGTCCCGCTCATGGGATGAATCCTCCCGTTGTCGGGATAATCCCGGATGTCGACATCAGCTTGCCGATCCGGCGGCCACCGCCCATCACGCCGCCACGCTGCGAGCGCGGCGCAGCGACATGCCCGGAAATGTCCTGTAACAAAAGGCTTTTCTCGCGCCGGAAAGCCCGAGGGTAGGGGGATTCCGAGGTATCTTCGCGATGCTCCAGCGACTGGAAGAGGCGGGCGAACAGCATGGGGGCGGTACCCGGTGGAGGACGATGGGTGTCACGTTACGCCTCCAATGAGGACTTGATTAGTCCTGATTTAGGGGAATAATCATCCCGTCAGCGGGCCAATGTCCCCTTTGCCTACCGGAGTCCCCACGATGAGCCACGATCTCAACGACACCCTGATCTTCGTCAAGGTGGTGGAGCAGGGCAGCTTCATTGCCGCCGCCAACGTGCTGCGCCTGCCCAAGACCACCGTCAGCCGCAAGGTGCAGGAACTGGAGACGCGCCTGGGTGCGCAGTTGCTGCACCGGACCACGCGCAAACTCGGCCTGACCGAGGCCGGCAACGTCTACTACGAACACTGCCAGCGCATCGCGCGCGAGTTGAACGAAGCGGCGAGCGCGGTCAGCCAGCTGCATGCCGGCCCGCGTGGCTGGCTGCGCTTCACCGCGCCGTATTCCATCGGGATCGACAAGATCTCGCCGCTGCTCGGCGAGTTCCATGCCCAATACCCCGAGATCCGCGTGGAGATGCTGCTCGCCAACGACACGCTCGACCTGATCTCCGGCGAGATCGACGTGGCGTTGCGCATCGGCAGCCTGCCGGATTCCAACCTGGTGGCCCGCCGGCTCACCACGCTGCGCACGCAGGTCTACGCCAGCCCGAAATATCTGGCGCGCTACGGCGAGCCCCTGCATCCGGACGACCTGCAGCACCATCGCGTGCTGGCCATGCCGAAGAACCGTCGCGGCAACGCCTGGGCCATGGCATTGAGCGATGCCAGTGGCGAACACGACTATCCGATCAATCCCATCCTGGTCGCCAACGATCCCGCCGCGCTGAAGGGCGCGCTGCTGTGCGGCGAAGGCCTGATGCTGGGCGCCGACGTCATGGTCAAGCCCTACCTGGAGCAGGGACACCTGCAACGCGTGCTCGCCGGCTGGACCGGACCGGAGTACGAGTTCAACGCGGTGTTCCCGCGCGGCCACGTGCAGTCCCCGAAGGTGCGCGCGTTCGTCGATTTCCTGGTCGAGCGGATGACCTTCGACGTCGACTACATGATGGAGCACTGCCCGGTGTACCTGAAGCAGCAGGCCGAGGCGCGCGCGGCCGCCGAGGCGACGCCGGAAGTCGAGGCGGCCGCTGCGGTCGGTCGGAAGGTGTTGGCGGATGTGTTGAGTTGAGTCGATACGAAGGAAATGGCGGCTCCTCAAAAGGCCGTCATCCCGGCGAACGCCGGAACCCAGCGTCTTTCGCGCATACCCACTGATCCGCACACGTCACTGGGTCCCGGCCTGCGCCGGGATGACGATCGTCCCTAACGATTCCCGAACGCAATCGTGCGCCGGGCTGGCTAGGATGGGCCCGCATCGCCGGAGTTGGGTTGTCGCCAGGGAATGGCTGCCGCGCCGCCTCTCCACCTGACCAGGAATCCGCACGATGAAGACACCGATCGCCGCTGTCGCGGTGCTATGGCTTGTGGCCTGCACCCCTGCCGCTCCCGATCCTGCCGCGCCCTCGGCCGGCGCCGCGCCTGTGGAGGCAACGCAGGACGCAGCCGCTGCGCCGGCACCGGCGTCGTCCGTGGCCGAGGCCGTCGATGATCCGCGCGCGGTCAACCAGGCCATCGACGAGGTGCTCGGCGACCATGCCCGCTACGAGGCGGTGATCCGCCAGCTCCAGAAAGCCGTGGTGACGAACGATGCCGCCGCCGTGGCCGCGCTGGTGGACTACCCGTTCGCCACCGTCCGCGACGGACAGCCGCTGAAGGTCGCCGACGCCGATACCTTCGTGCGCGAGTACGACCGCATCATGACGCCGGCCATCGCCGAGGCGATCAAGCGGCAGAAGTACTCGCAGCTGATGGTCAACTACAAGGGCGTGATGTTCGGCAACGGCGAAGCCTGGGTGAACGGCATCTGCAAGGACGAGGCCTGCAAGGACGTCGACGTGCGCGTGGTGGCGCTGCAGCCGACGTCGTGATTCGCAGCGGGGCTGGCTGTGGTGGGAGCGACGTAAGTCGCGAGCTCGACCACCCGATCAGAACGGATCAATGCAGATGGACGCCGATCAAGCGTCTTGCCCTGATCCGTTCTTTTCGCATTGATCCGTGTCGATCGCCGGTCTGAAGCATCTTATGGCGTGCGGTCGCGACTTACGTCGCTCCCACATGGGATAGAAGAAGGGCGGCCACTGGCCGCCCTTCTTCGTTGCGCATCGAGACGAAGGCCTACTCCACCCGCACATCCACGCGCCGCGCCTCGTCGGCGTCGCCGCTGCCGGTGGTCTGCGCCGGCTTGTCCAGCGTGATGCGCTCGATCGCCACGCCGTTGACCACCAGCCATTGCTGGATGGCTTCGGCGCGCTGCTTCGCCAGCGCTTCGTTGGCGGCGGCATCGCCGCTGGCGTCGTGGAAGCCGGAGACGCGGACCTGGGTGGCGGGATCGGTGCCCAGCGTGCCCAGCACGCCGGACAGGCGCACGCTGGTATCAGCCGGCACCACGGCCGAGCCGCTGTCGAACAGGATGCGCGCGCTGCGTCCTGCCACCAGCTCACCGGTCGTCATCGGCGCGGCATGGGCGGCGACGGCGGGTGCTGCGACCCCGCCCAGCCAGCCGTTGACTGGCAGCACCGGCACCAGCAGCAGGGCGACGATGTTGATGATCTTGATCAGCGGGTTGATCGCCGGGCCGGCGGTGTCCTTGTAGGGGTCGCCGACGGTGTCGCCGGTCACCGCGGCCTTGTGCGCCTCGCTGCCCTTGCCGCCATGGTGGCCGTCCTCGATGTACTTCTTGGCGTTGTCCCACGCGCCGCCGCCGGTGGTCATCGAGATGGCGACGAACAGGCCCGTGACGATGGTGCCGATCAGCAGACCCCCCAGCGCCTGCGGCCCGAGCAGCAGGCCGACGACGATCGGCACGACCACCGGCAGCAGCGAGGGCACGATCATTTCCTTGATCGCCGACTTGGTCAGCATGTCGACCGCCCGGCTGTAATCCGGCTTGGCAGTGCCGGCCATGATGCCGGGAATCTCGCGGAACTGGCGGCGCACTTCCTCCACCACGCTGCCCGCCGCGCGGCCCACGGCTTCCATCGCCATCGCGCCGAACAGGTAGGGGATCAGGCCGCCGATCAGCAGGCCGACGATCACCAGGTGGTTGGACAGGTCGAAGGTGAAGATCGTGCCCGGATGCGCGGTCTGCAGGTTGTGCGTGTAGTCGGCGAACAGTACCAGCGCGGCGAGTGCGGCCGACCCGATCGCATAGCCCTTGGTCACCGCCTTGGTG harbors:
- a CDS encoding efflux RND transporter periplasmic adaptor subunit, with the translated sequence MNIHPTSSPRSRRLLALGAFSVLAIAVLAGCSGQAAEHGAPPPPEVSVAAVPVKSISQWDEFSGRVEAIEHVDLRPRVSGYIDRVVYTEGQEVKKGDVLFTIDARSYRAELARAQAELARARTQADLGRSEAARAKRLAEMQALSTEEYEQRRANADQAQANVAAAQAALETARLNLEWTQVRAPIDGRAGRALVTAGNLVSAGDAASVLTTVVSLDKVHVHFDADERAFLRYAEMARKGERPSERDGKVPVQVALADESDFPHTGVVDFLDNQVDRSTGTIRARALLDNADRAFTPGLYARVRLLGSGEFKAALVDDKAVLTDQDRKYVYVVDKEGKAQRRDVKVGRMADGLRIVEQGLAAGDKVIVSGVQKVFFPGMPVQAKAVAMGAADAPAAAVAMK
- a CDS encoding OmpA family protein, which encodes MTTGELVAGRSARILFDSGSAVVPADTSVRLSGVLGTLGTDPATQVRVSGFHDASGDAAANEALAKQRAEAIQQWLVVNGVAIERITLDKPAQTTGSGDADEARRVDVRVE
- a CDS encoding SDR family NAD(P)-dependent oxidoreductase, which translates into the protein MSTKKDTLTPGALVLGASGNVGFGVVGALLEAGCPVLAVGRDGPRMSALAEHFEDEPGLELLYSPCIHDDRDAARLAEDVRERGRPLRAVFASIGTPLQAGRLLDRPASFLLEKLEADLIPHLAAARHLLPLLSESQTAANYVLIGGPYAERGWSGYGHASVTGAAMRMLTQVLHEEAQTLGVRVQLLSVDKPVCTPENAINACAEWPNALAVGRSAVALLSRNGRAAQSIVTWSAHDAKPPENTLARDFEEALWAVAGAKRNGRTSA
- a CDS encoding LysR family transcriptional regulator; the protein is MSHDLNDTLIFVKVVEQGSFIAAANVLRLPKTTVSRKVQELETRLGAQLLHRTTRKLGLTEAGNVYYEHCQRIARELNEAASAVSQLHAGPRGWLRFTAPYSIGIDKISPLLGEFHAQYPEIRVEMLLANDTLDLISGEIDVALRIGSLPDSNLVARRLTTLRTQVYASPKYLARYGEPLHPDDLQHHRVLAMPKNRRGNAWAMALSDASGEHDYPINPILVANDPAALKGALLCGEGLMLGADVMVKPYLEQGHLQRVLAGWTGPEYEFNAVFPRGHVQSPKVRAFVDFLVERMTFDVDYMMEHCPVYLKQQAEARAAAEATPEVEAAAAVGRKVLADVLS